The Macrotis lagotis isolate mMagLag1 chromosome 6, bilby.v1.9.chrom.fasta, whole genome shotgun sequence genome includes a window with the following:
- the RPL37A gene encoding large ribosomal subunit protein eL43 codes for MAKRTKKVGIVGKYGTRYGASLRKMVKKIEISQHAKYTCSFCGKTKMKRRAVGIWHCGSCMKTVAGGAWTYNTTSAVTVKSAIRRLKELKDQ; via the exons ATG GCTAAACGTACAAAGAAGGTCGGGATTGTTGGTAAATATGGAACACGTTATGGTGCATCCCTCAGgaaaatggtgaaaaaaattgaaattagccAGCATGCCAAGTATACCTGCTCCTTCTGTGGCAAG ACCAAAATGAAGAGACGGGCCGTGGGTATCTGGCATTGTGGATCCTGTATGAAAACAGTAGCTGGTGGTGCGTGGACATACAA TACCACCTCTGCAGTCACAGTCAAATCTGCCATCAGAAGACTGAAGGAATTGAAAGACCAGTAA